A stretch of the Calypte anna isolate BGI_N300 chromosome 5, bCalAnn1_v1.p, whole genome shotgun sequence genome encodes the following:
- the POLR2L gene encoding DNA-directed RNA polymerases I, II, and III subunit RPABC5, translating into MIIPVRCFTCGKIVGNKWEAYLGLLQAEYTEGDALDALGLKRYCCRRMLLAHVDLIEKLLNYAPLEK; encoded by the exons ATGATCATCCCGGTGCGGTGCTTCACCTGCGGGAAGATCGTTGGGAACAAATGGGAAGCGtacctggggctgctgcaggctgagtACACGGAAGG AGATGCCCTGGATGCCCTTGGCCTGAAGCGTTACTGCTGCcgcaggatgctgctggcccaCGTGGATCTCATTGAGAAGCTTCTGAATTATGCACCCCTGGAGAAATGA